The Schistocerca gregaria isolate iqSchGreg1 chromosome 1, iqSchGreg1.2, whole genome shotgun sequence genome includes a window with the following:
- the LOC126359023 gene encoding uncharacterized protein LOC126359023, giving the protein MKVLAFVVAVSLAATAAAEAPSSSYGAPFRQAQRQQASPKPRDQPRQQPQPQTQQQPQAFAQTQSLPTFSAPASFSPISSASPRLFGRQFFIPAPEPSRLSDLYRLPNEYGPPPATFTTTTEAATTTTEVPATVAPADFGFAGGRNGAVREAEESGVYYVLQPDGRLQRIAYAHGPAPAAAALQQQRAASSELSALQQPALTPGYLARFHYQDLHPAGAPIYTYGKPELVRVN; this is encoded by the exons ATGAAG GTCCTCGCGTTTGTGGTGGCGGTGTCGCTGGCTGCGACGGCAGCAGCGGAGGCGCCCTCTTCCAGCTACGGGGCGCCCTTCCGCCAGGCGCAGCGCCAACAGGCGTCGCCAAAGCCCAGGGATCAGCCCAGGCAGCAGCCGCAGCCCCAGACGCAGCAGCAGCCGCAGGCGTTCGCCCAGACGCAGTCGCTCCCGACTTTCTCAGCACCTGCGTCCTTCTCGCCGATCTCGAGCGCTAGCCCGCGCCTGTTCGGCAGGCAGTTCTTCATCCCGGCACCAGAACCGTCACGCCTGTCGGACTTGTACCGCCTGCCCAACGAGTACGGCCCGCCACCGGCCACTTTCACCACTACTACTGAGGCCGCCACCACCACGACCGAGGTCCCGGCCACTGTCGCTCCTGCTGAT TTTGGGTTCGCCGGTGGCCGCAACGGGGCAGTGCGTGAGGCAGAGGAGAGCGGCGTGTACTACGTGCTGCAGCCAGACGGCCGCCTGCAGCGCATCGCCTACGCCCACGGACCCGCCCCCGCAGCtgccgccctccagcagcagcgcgcCGCCTCCAGTGAACTGTCTGCCCTGCAGCAGCCAGCGCTCACCCCTGGATACCTGGCGCGCTTCCATTACCAGGACCTGCATCCTGCCGGTGCACCGATCTACACGTATGGAAAACCCGAACTCGTGCGCGTCAATTAG